In the genome of Streptococcus mitis, one region contains:
- a CDS encoding molecular chaperone GrpE (with DnaK and DnaJ acts in response to hyperosmotic and heat shock by preventing the aggregation of stress-denatured proteins; may act as a thermosensor) has protein sequence MAQDIKNEEVEEVQEEEVVETAEETAPEKSELDLANERADEFENKYLRAHAEMQNIQRRANEERQNLQRYRSQDLAKAILPSLDNLERALAVEGLTDDVKKGLEMVQESLIHALKEEGIEEIAADGEFDHNYHMAIQTLPADDEHPADTIAQVFQKGYKLHDRILRPAMVVVYN, from the coding sequence ATGGCCCAAGATATAAAAAATGAAGAAGTAGAAGAAGTTCAAGAAGAGGAAGTTGTGGAAACAGCTGAAGAAACAGCTCCTGAGAAGTCTGAATTGGACTTGGCAAATGAACGTGCGGATGAGTTCGAAAATAAATACCTTCGTGCTCATGCAGAAATGCAAAATATCCAACGCCGTGCCAATGAAGAGCGTCAAAACTTGCAACGTTACCGTAGCCAAGACTTGGCAAAAGCAATTCTCCCTTCTTTGGACAACCTAGAGCGTGCCCTTGCAGTTGAAGGTTTGACAGACGATGTCAAAAAAGGATTGGAGATGGTGCAAGAGAGCTTGATTCACGCTTTGAAAGAAGAAGGAATCGAAGAAATCGCAGCTGACGGCGAATTTGACCATAACTACCATATGGCCATCCAAACTCTCCCAGCAGACGATGAACACCCAGCAGATACCATCGCCCAAGTTTTCCAAAAAGGCTACAAACTCCATGACCGCATCCTACGCCCAGCCATGGTAGTGGTTTATAACTAG
- a CDS encoding PadR family transcriptional regulator — MELTDKIRRVYLPMTETGFYILFCLQQENNGYGITQKVKEMTDSQVLISPGTMYGTLSKMEKGGLIAFVREEEKRKIYQITDLGRKVLDIELKRIERLSRNSREEG, encoded by the coding sequence ATGGAATTAACGGATAAGATCCGTCGTGTTTATCTTCCTATGACGGAAACGGGTTTTTATATCTTGTTCTGTCTGCAGCAGGAGAATAATGGATATGGTATTACACAAAAGGTCAAGGAGATGACAGATTCGCAAGTTTTAATTAGTCCTGGGACTATGTATGGTACCTTGTCAAAAATGGAAAAGGGTGGCTTGATTGCCTTTGTCCGAGAAGAGGAGAAACGGAAAATCTATCAGATCACAGACTTGGGGCGAAAAGTCTTAGATATTGAATTGAAGCGTATTGAACGGCTCTCCAGAAATAGTCGGGAGGAAGGATGA
- a CDS encoding phosphoglycerate kinase, which yields MINKKQFRIFTILDLDKEEEYLHEMHLKGWRYKTSRFGLFYFDQCQSDDVIYRIYDSRFLKKYQHELQDFRNSGWELIETGFCSILRKPASDILTEDQVYMSKSLGWEVMRSRLRSCTATFLGGLVICLSLFKEELSMSFFIIFLLYTFLISYLIHGFFRLKKKYKMNGR from the coding sequence ATGATAAATAAAAAGCAATTTCGGATTTTCACCATTCTTGATTTGGACAAGGAAGAAGAATATTTACATGAGATGCATTTGAAAGGTTGGAGGTATAAAACTAGTCGTTTTGGTTTGTTCTATTTTGACCAATGTCAATCAGACGATGTCATCTACCGTATCTATGATTCTAGATTTCTTAAAAAGTATCAGCATGAATTGCAAGATTTTAGAAATAGCGGTTGGGAATTGATAGAAACAGGTTTTTGTTCAATTCTTCGTAAACCAGCTTCTGATATACTTACAGAGGATCAAGTTTATATGAGTAAGAGCCTCGGATGGGAAGTTATGCGATCTAGACTTCGTTCCTGTACAGCTACTTTCTTAGGCGGTCTTGTTATTTGTCTGAGTTTATTTAAAGAAGAGCTTTCTATGTCTTTCTTCATTATTTTTCTTTTATATACCTTTCTGATTTCTTATCTAATCCATGGTTTTTTCAGACTTAAAAAGAAATACAAAATGAATGGAAGGTAA
- the dnaK gene encoding molecular chaperone DnaK (heat shock protein 70; assists in folding of nascent polypeptide chains; refolding of misfolded proteins; utilizes ATPase activity to help fold; co-chaperones are DnaJ and GrpE; multiple copies in some bacteria), with amino-acid sequence MSKIIGIDLGTTNSAVAVLEGTESKIIANPEGNRTTPSVVSFKNGEIIVGDAAKRQAVTNPDTVISIKSKMGTSEKVSANGKEYTPQEISAMILQYLKGYAEDYLGEKVTKAVITVPAYFNDAQRQATKDAGKIAGLEVERIVNEPTAAALAYGLDKTDKEEKILVFDLGGGTFDVSILELGDGVFDVLSTAGDNKLGGDDFDQKIIDHLVAEFKKENGIDLSTDKMAMQRLKDAAEKAKKDLSGVTSTQISLPFITAGEAGPLHLEMTLTRAKFDDLTRDLVERTKVPVRQALSDAGLSLSEIDEVILVGGSTRIPAVVEAVKAETGKEPNKSVNPDEVVAMGAAIQGGVITGDVKDVVLLDVTPLSLGIETMGGVFTKLIDRNTTIPTSKSQVFSTAADNQPAVDIHVLQGERPMAADNKTLGRFQLTDIPAAPRGIPQIEVTFDIDKNGIVSVKAKDLGTQKEQTIVIQSNSGLTDEEIDRMMKDAEANAEADKKRKEEVDLRNEVDQAIFATEKTIKETEGKGFDAERDAAQAALDDLKKAQEDNNLDEMKSKLEALNEKAQGLAVKLYEQAAAAQQAQAGAEGAQATGNAGDDVVDGEFTEK; translated from the coding sequence ATGTCTAAAATTATCGGTATTGACTTAGGTACAACAAACTCAGCAGTTGCAGTTCTTGAAGGAACAGAAAGCAAAATCATCGCAAACCCAGAAGGAAACCGTACAACTCCATCTGTAGTTTCATTCAAAAATGGTGAAATCATCGTTGGTGATGCTGCAAAACGTCAAGCAGTTACAAACCCAGATACAGTTATCTCTATCAAATCTAAGATGGGTACTTCTGAAAAAGTTTCTGCTAACGGAAAAGAATACACTCCACAAGAAATCTCAGCTATGATTCTTCAATACTTGAAAGGTTATGCTGAAGACTACCTTGGTGAAAAAGTGACTAAAGCAGTTATCACAGTTCCAGCTTACTTTAACGATGCTCAACGTCAAGCAACTAAAGACGCTGGTAAAATCGCTGGTCTTGAAGTAGAACGTATTGTCAACGAACCAACTGCTGCGGCCCTTGCTTACGGTTTGGACAAGACTGATAAAGAAGAAAAAATCTTGGTATTTGACCTTGGTGGTGGTACATTCGACGTATCTATTCTTGAATTGGGTGACGGTGTCTTCGACGTATTGTCAACTGCAGGGGACAACAAACTTGGTGGTGACGACTTTGACCAAAAAATCATTGACCACTTGGTAGCAGAATTCAAAAAAGAAAACGGTATTGACTTGTCTACTGACAAGATGGCAATGCAACGTTTGAAAGATGCGGCTGAAAAAGCTAAGAAAGACCTTTCTGGTGTAACTTCAACACAAATCAGCTTGCCGTTTATCACTGCTGGTGAAGCTGGACCTCTTCACTTGGAAATGACCTTGACTCGTGCGAAATTTGACGATTTGACTCGTGACCTTGTAGAACGTACAAAAGTTCCAGTTCGTCAAGCCCTTTCAGATGCAGGTTTGAGCTTGTCAGAAATCGACGAAGTTATCCTTGTTGGTGGTTCAACTCGTATCCCTGCCGTTGTTGAAGCTGTTAAGGCTGAAACTGGTAAAGAACCAAACAAATCAGTAAACCCTGATGAAGTTGTTGCTATGGGTGCTGCCATCCAAGGTGGTGTGATTACTGGTGATGTTAAAGATGTTGTCCTTCTTGACGTAACACCATTGTCACTTGGTATCGAAACAATGGGTGGAGTATTTACAAAACTTATCGATCGCAACACTACTATTCCAACATCTAAATCACAAGTCTTCTCAACTGCAGCAGACAACCAACCAGCCGTTGATATCCACGTTCTTCAAGGTGAACGCCCAATGGCAGCAGATAACAAGACTCTTGGACGCTTCCAATTGACAGATATCCCAGCTGCACCACGTGGAATTCCTCAAATCGAAGTAACATTTGACATCGACAAGAACGGTATCGTGTCTGTTAAGGCCAAAGACCTTGGAACTCAAAAAGAACAAACAATTGTCATCCAATCGAACTCTGGTTTGACTGACGAAGAAATCGATCGCATGATGAAAGATGCAGAAGCTAACGCTGAAGCAGATAAGAAACGTAAAGAAGAAGTTGACCTTCGTAACGAAGTAGACCAAGCGATCTTTGCGACTGAAAAGACAATCAAGGAAACTGAAGGCAAAGGCTTCGATGCAGAACGTGATGCTGCACAAGCTGCCCTTGATGACCTTAAGAAAGCTCAAGAAGACAACAACTTGGACGAAATGAAATCAAAACTTGAAGCATTGAATGAAAAAGCTCAAGGCCTTGCTGTGAAACTCTATGAACAAGCCGCAGCAGCCCAACAAGCTCAAGCAGGAGCAGAAGGCGCACAAGCAACAGGAAACGCAGGCGATGACGTCGTAGACGGAGAGTTTACGGAAAAATAA
- a CDS encoding transposase, giving the protein MDKLELLCEEFEHKLLPFPPYSPEYNPIEKTWAHIKKHLKKVLPSCNTFFEALLSYSCFNLL; this is encoded by the coding sequence ATGGATAAGCTAGAGCTCTTATGTGAAGAATTCGAGCATAAACTTTTACCATTTCCTCCCTACTCACCTGAGTACAATCCTATTGAGAAAACATGGGCCCATATCAAAAAGCACCTCAAAAAGGTATTACCAAGTTGCAATACTTTTTTTGAGGCTCTTTTGTCTTATTCTTGTTTCAATTTACTGTAG
- a CDS encoding molecular chaperone DnaJ (chaperone Hsp40; co-chaperone with DnaK; Participates actively in the response to hyperosmotic and heat shock by preventing the aggregation of stress-denatured proteins and by disaggregating proteins, also in an autonomous, dnaK-independent fashion) — protein sequence MNNTEFYDRLGVSKNASADEIKKAYRKLSKKYHPDINKEPGAEEKYKEVQEAYETLSDDQKRAAYDQYGAAGANGGFGGAGGFGGFNGAGGFGGFEDIFSSFFGGGGASRNPNAPRQGDDLQYRVNLTFEEAIFGAEKEVKYNREASCRTCNGSGAKPGTSPVTCGRCHGSGVINVDTQTPLGMMRRQVTCDVCHGRGKEIKDPCTTCHGTGHEKQAHSVHVKIPAGVETGQQIRLAGQGEAGFNGGPYGDLYVVVSVEASDKFEREGTTIFYNLNLNFVQAALGDTVDIPTVHGDVELVIPEGTQTGKKFRLRGKGAPSLRGGAVGDQYVTVNVVTPTGLNDRQKAALKEFAAAGDLKVNPKKKGFFDHIKDAFEGE from the coding sequence ATGAACAATACTGAATTTTATGATCGTCTGGGGGTGTCAAAAAACGCTTCGGCAGACGAAATCAAAAAGGCTTATCGTAAGCTTTCGAAAAAATATCACCCAGATATCAACAAGGAGCCTGGTGCTGAGGAAAAGTACAAGGAAGTTCAGGAAGCCTATGAGACTTTGAGTGACGATCAAAAACGGGCTGCCTATGACCAATATGGTGCGGCTGGAGCCAACGGTGGCTTTGGTGGTGCTGGTGGTTTCGGCGGTTTCAATGGGGCGGGTGGCTTCGGTGGTTTTGAGGACATCTTCTCAAGTTTCTTCGGCGGAGGCGGTGCTTCGCGCAATCCAAACGCTCCTCGTCAGGGGGATGACCTCCAGTATCGTGTGAACTTGACCTTTGAAGAAGCTATTTTTGGAGCTGAAAAAGAAGTTAAGTACAACCGTGAAGCTAGCTGTCGTACATGTAATGGTTCTGGTGCTAAGCCAGGAACAAGTCCAGTTACTTGTGGACGCTGTCATGGTTCAGGTGTGATCAATGTTGATACCCAAACACCTCTCGGTATGATGCGTCGCCAAGTAACCTGTGATGTCTGTCACGGTCGCGGAAAAGAAATCAAAGACCCATGTACAACTTGTCACGGAACAGGGCATGAAAAACAAGCGCATAGCGTACATGTCAAAATTCCTGCTGGTGTGGAAACAGGTCAACAAATTCGCCTAGCTGGTCAAGGTGAAGCTGGCTTTAATGGTGGACCTTATGGTGACTTGTATGTAGTGGTTTCTGTGGAAGCCAGCGATAAGTTTGAACGTGAAGGGACTACTATCTTCTACAATCTCAACCTTAACTTTGTTCAAGCAGCTCTTGGTGATACAGTAGATATTCCAACTGTTCACGGTGATGTTGAATTGGTTATTCCAGAGGGAACTCAGACTGGTAAGAAATTCCGTCTACGTGGCAAGGGAGCTCCGAGTCTTCGTGGTGGTGCAGTGGGTGACCAATACGTTACTGTTAATGTCGTAACACCGACAGGTTTGAACGACCGTCAAAAAGCAGCCTTGAAAGAATTCGCAGCTGCTGGTGATTTAAAAGTCAATCCAAAGAAAAAAGGCTTCTTTGACCATATTAAAGATGCCTTTGAAGGAGAATAA
- a CDS encoding heat-inducible transcriptional repressor HrcA produces MVTERQQDILNLIIDIFTKTHEPVGSKALQESINSSSATIRNDMAALEKQGLLEKAHTSSGRMPSVAGFQYYVKHSLDFDRLAENEVYEIVKAFDQEFFKLEDILQEAANLLADLSGCTVVALDVEPSRQRLTAFDIVVLGQHTALAVFTLDESRTVTSQFLIPRNFLQEDLLKLKAIIQERFLGHTVLDIHYKIRTEIPQIIQRYFTTTDNVIDLFEHIFKEMFNENIVVAGKVNLLNFANLAAYQFFDQPQKVALEIREGLHEDQMQNVRVADSQESCLADLAVISSKFLIPYRGVGILAIIGPVNLDYQQLINQVNVVNRVLTMKLTDFYRYLSSNHYEVH; encoded by the coding sequence ATGGTTACAGAGCGTCAGCAGGATATTTTAAATCTGATTATTGACATCTTTACCAAAACGCACGAACCTGTCGGATCCAAAGCCTTGCAAGAGTCTATTAACTCTAGCAGTGCAACTATTCGTAATGACATGGCGGCTTTAGAAAAGCAAGGTTTGCTTGAGAAGGCTCATACTTCAAGCGGTCGCATGCCAAGTGTTGCTGGTTTTCAGTACTATGTGAAACACTCACTGGATTTTGACCGACTGGCTGAAAATGAGGTTTATGAGATTGTCAAAGCCTTTGATCAGGAATTCTTCAAATTGGAGGATATTCTGCAAGAAGCTGCTAATCTACTAGCAGACTTGAGTGGCTGTACGGTAGTAGCACTGGATGTTGAGCCGAGCAGACAACGATTGACAGCCTTTGATATCGTGGTTTTAGGGCAACATACAGCCTTGGCAGTATTTACCTTAGACGAGTCTCGAACGGTTACCAGTCAGTTTCTGATTCCAAGGAACTTCTTGCAGGAAGATTTGCTGAAACTGAAGGCAATCATTCAGGAACGTTTCCTCGGTCACACCGTTCTAGATATTCACTACAAAATTCGGACGGAGATTCCGCAGATTATCCAGCGTTACTTTACAACAACGGATAATGTGATTGATCTCTTTGAACACATCTTTAAGGAAATGTTCAACGAAAATATTGTGGTGGCGGGTAAGGTCAATCTCTTGAATTTTGCCAATCTGGCAGCCTACCAGTTCTTTGATCAACCACAAAAGGTGGCCTTGGAGATTCGTGAAGGGCTGCATGAAGATCAGATGCAAAATGTCCGTGTTGCGGACAGTCAAGAGTCCTGTCTAGCAGATCTGGCGGTGATTAGTAGCAAGTTCCTCATTCCTTATCGGGGAGTTGGAATTCTAGCCATTATCGGTCCAGTTAATCTGGATTACCAACAGCTAATCAACCAAGTCAATGTGGTCAACCGTGTTTTGACCATGAAGTTGACAGATTTTTACCGCTATCTCAGCAGTAATCATTACGAAGTACATTAA